GACTTGCAGACCTGCTGCTGTTCGTCACTCTGAGTACATCGAGTACTACTTTGTCACAGCCGACCACCAAGGGAACTACACGCCGCGCGAATTAACCAGGGCCGGGAGCGCGAGCGACGGCGGGGTTCGGAGTCCTGGCAGAGATCCGGCAATGGTGGGCTCAGCGCCAGATtttggggcggcagggggccgtgGATGGGATCTCGGGGGGAGGGGAAAGGGGCAGGACAGCCAGCCACTGGAGACGAGACGAAGCAAGGCGAGGAGAGGAGAGATGCCGCGGTGGCCGCAGTGTCGCTCGCGCGCAGGGATGAgatgcgccggccgccgtcacGGGCAGGGGGGCAGGACAGTCGGGGTGACTGGGGCTGGTGTGTGTGCGTAAGGCCTGGGGGCACGGCGTGGGGTTAGGGTTAGGCTGGTGTTGGGCTGGGAAGAATGTGCCTCGACGCTTGGTGTGGTGGTGGGCTGGGCCGCAACTTACTTGGGCTAATGGGCTGACCAATTTTTCGGGTAaatcgggtatttcgggtaccgtggcccaaaacccgaactacccgtaTTAATTTCGGGTTCCGTGGGCTGGAACCCGTATTAGAGTTCGGGTTTTTCGAGCTCGGGTTTTTCGGATTCGGACTTCGGGTATCGGGTTTTTTGCCCAGCCATACATACCAGGGAATAAACAACCAGCGGCGCCACCACACGCGCGCAGGCAGCTACAGTGCCCTCGCCGGCCGCACCTCACGGCACGCGCCCGCGCAGGGACGCCGTCAGAACATGCGCGGCCACTGTGCTCGCCTTACCCTCTGCAGGCGGCAGCACAGTGTTTGCAGTTGCGCGGCTGCCGGAGAGGGCACGGCCGCACAGGCACTCTGGCGGTGGCCAAGGTTAACGATCGATCGAGAGCGGACGGTGACGGGACGGAAGGAAGGAAATGAGATTACCAGACCTATGCAGTTGATTGATCGACTAACCCACAGGTGACGGGGGGAAAATTAGCAGAAAGGGTTAATGGACATTGATggtttttgtcttttttttacAGCCTGTAGATGATGAGGAAGCACGGGAGCACGGCGCGGCGGTCGAACACCACCAGCTCTCCGCCCTTGCCGCCGACCCGGGCGGAGTCGTAGTGCTCCCTCGGCGCGGGGCCCGCCCCGGGCTCCGCCACGCGGCCCGCGATGACCCTGCACAGGAACATGGCTCGCCGCCCGGCCGCgggcccgccgcgccggctggcgtgcgcgccgccgctgccgtcgaaGGTCCGGATGCGCGgggcgtccccgccgccggtcgcggcggcgggcgaggacccgtacggcggcgccggggagaAGCGCATCATCTCGTTGCcgtcggcggcgctgcgggcggcCCCGCCGGCCCGGGCGCGCACCGCGGCGCGGTAGTCCTCGAAGCGCGCCACGGCGCGCGCCGGGTTGTGCACGCGGAACAGCATCTCCACCACGCCCgggaacgcgccgccgccgctggtggtgGGCGCTCCCGGGCCTGGCTGattcggcggcggctgcggaacCGAAAACGGAAGCGGAGACGACCACGAGGAGAGGAAGATGATCTCCACCACCTGCCGCGACGAGTGCCCCGCGGGGAGCTCGGTCAGCGCCGGGACGGGGCCGAGGGGGCccgggggcggcgacggcggcacgaCAGAGGCCGGCTTCGTCTTCGTCTTCTTGCCCGGCTCGGCACTCGGCTTCGACGACCCCGACCCCGGCTTCGGCCTCGCCCCGCCGGCGTGCTTCGACGAGGCAACGTGGCTGAGCGCGTCCCCGGAGCTCCCGCACCCGGCGCGCGGGAGGAGCGGGTGGAGCCtcttgggcgccgccgccgcgaccctgGCGGCCACGTCGTCGGCCGCCATGGACTTGCAATGGAGGGACCGGACccagctccccgccgccgccgccgtcgggcggcgccggggcggcgGAGGCTTCTCCGGCATAGGGCGCGCGGGGGGTCGGAGACGCAGCGGTCGCTGTGGCCGACGGCTGTGCGTCGCTGTGCGGTGTAGCGACGACTAGGCGGAGTAGAAGGCTAGGACACGTTGGTATATATGGTTAGCGGAGCGGTCACTACGCTAGCAATGCCTTGGCCCTTGAGTGGTCTGCTAATCCTGGGCAGGTTGCGCAGCTGTCAGTGTTAGCGCTGCTCAGATAGCGCACTTGATCAGAGCAAAATTACTATTTACAACCAGTAGAATGCATCATATAGTAGGATATACGGTGGCTAGTGGTCTCTGCACAGTACTGTACGTAACCACTGTAGGGACCGTGGTGGGTTCACAGGCTTCTCATCATCAGACTGCAGTATCCACTGTTGAACGTTTTAAAATGACCGGTAGATCGAGAGGGTGATGTCATCACTCTTCAGTAACGTTGCATGCAAAGCATTCTTGGTGACAGGGGCTGGGATTCCTAAAAGAGGGCAGAGCAGAGCAAATTTAAGCTCGTATTCAATCTGTGCCGTCCTTGGGGTTTACAAATGGAAACGGCACGTACGTTTCTGTATTCCAATACGAGACGCCAATTGAAGTTACGCCCCCAAAGTCCGAAACCACTCGCACAGTCACGCACTTCACGGCCGGCGTTTAGCTTACCTTTTATCACACTACTCTAGCTCACATGCCTTTGCATTTTTCCGGCTTCTTCCAGCTACCCCCCCGGAGCCACATGTCACGGCATCGACACTAGCCTGGTGTATCAAAACCGAACCAGCATTATTGGCACGATCGTCCTATACTCGTAGCGACCATGTAGCTACCAGTAAAAATTGcgctcccctccccctctcgtAATCGTAAGATTCCATTCCACTCCAATATTCCGTGGCAGCCTCGAACGAGATCGAGCGAGCGCCTCACGCCATGCACGCATGTACCCCGGCCGCTGAGAAGCGAGCGAGAGGCAAGGATCGAGGCGGGCAGGCGGCCACGGAAGCGGCGTGCCATGCCAAGCAAGCGCGAGCGTCCAATCCCGCAACTGTAGTGCACGTCACCGGCGATCGGCCACGCACACGACGGCGCGCGCGGGACCGGACGGATCCGCGCGTCAACcgtcgccgtgccgccgccgtgcgcgctcgctcgctcgtGTGCGTGCCCGGGACGACGCGACGCATATTCTGTTTCGTTTCGTTTTCTCGGCGGCTAGGAGACGGTCAGGGGCTCCGGGCTCGGCTGCTGCTTCCAACGGGGAGCACTAGCTAGTGTGGTTAGGCACGCAAGGTCGGCAGGTTAGGCTGGAATTTTCGTTTTCTAATTTCTAAATGCTAGCCTAGTGGCGTGCATGACCACCGCACCTTAATTACAGGCCATAAACTTCTGTTTCTTGCAACCAGTAGGGGCCTACCCCTTCTGTTTCATTAAACAGGGGAATTACGTGCCAGTTAAGCCTGAATTGAACACGGGACAGGAAGTGCATGGTGGTACTCCATGCTCCCCTCTGAagatgtggatggatggaacaAACAATTGGCCCGCATGTCAACAAAGGAACACCCTGCCTCATTCACCGAAGAAAGTACGCGTGACACACGGTAGGTACCTGCCCTGGCTTAAATTCGGATTTTGAACTAAAGGGCCGGAAGGTATGGTGCCAAAAGTGACCTTTTTCTCGTCCGCTCGCGCAGAGGATAATCTCACTGCtgccggctgcggctgcggctgcggctgcgcctTTCAACGCTTTCGCGCTGAGtctggccctgtttagttccaaaaaaaaaatttctgcAGTATACGTCACAtcaaatatagttgaaaaaaaataattaattatacagtctaactgattattacgagatgaatattttaaatctaattagttcataattgaatattatttggtaagtaacaataaaatatactacagtactaaaccaacaacttttcaccaaTTAAACAAGGCCACGTGTGTGCCACAAGATCATGCGTGCGCTTTCTGTCGTGTCGATTTGATCCACGAGGCGGGCAGGGGCGTTAAACTAGTAGTGACGCTGACGCTACACCACAGTTTGAATTGGTTCGGTTAGCTTGTGAGCCCGGTGAAACACAAGTGGAGGATAATGCAGGGGGGACAACGGGACAGCATTCAGCAAACCCAACTTAATTTTTTCGGATTGTACTGCAGCAGCAAGAGTACGTGTGAGTTTAAATTTGAAATCGAAGCCAATCGACAAGATCAACAGGTGATCAACCGCAGCGGAACGGAAAGCTCAAGCTTGTCCTTGGAATCTTGGAACCTTAATTAACTCTCAGCCCAGACCGAGTTCGAGGTGGATTTGAAAGGAGCGGTGGGGGAGTTCCGAGGCATCGTTACCACACGGCCCGGCGGCCTTTGATTGCTCACGCCTGCGGGCCTGCcgccgtgcgcgtgcgcgtgcgccgcCACCGTGCCAAAAGGCCCATGCGCAAGGCCGTGTCTCAGGAACCTGCGGCGCCAAAACGGAGCTCTGGATCCGGCGGCCGATATCCCGCGTCCGGATCGGACGCTGTGGCGGCCTCGTCTCCTGCCTCTGAAATAACTAGTATGCAGTTCTGCAGGCTGCAGGACTGCAGGAGGGTTGGCCGTTTCTTGCGACTTGCGATGCAGTAACACAGTATATCCTCTGCTATCCTGTACCGCCATTTTGCCCCGGATCCTCTTTATACTGTACGTATAAAACGACAGGAAACGCTGGTCAACTTGGCCGCTGCTCCTTCTGAACTCATGCAGGCTAAAGGGTACACGATTTTGAGACGAGAGCCGAACGAGCAAGGGGTGTTTAGAaacagggacttcaaaaaagtcccagtgactttttagtatttagaagtattaaataaatattaattataaaactaactgcagaaccctggggctaaactgagagacgaatctaatgatgtatcttaatctatgattagcgaatggttactgtagcatcactgtagcaaattatgaattaattaggctcattagattcgtctcgcgaaaaagcactcagctgtcaaaaaacatttataaacagattttatttaataatataaaatagtaagatttcttttgatgtgatagggacttttggaaaaagtcctggagccaaacaggccctaaaagTACATTCTTGCAAACACGAAGAGATTAGGGTTTACCTCCTCTCCCGATCACAGATATAAAATCGTTCAGGATACTGGGCTACAAGGGGAAACTTGCAACGTTAACTTTTTAAATATGCTTTATCGAAGTACTTTTTATGAAAATTCAACTAGTACCGATATCTATAGTCAAAATTTGAAATGTGTGCCCAATTGAAATTTAAGAACACCGCGAACACTTTGGGCCCAAATATGAATGAGAAAGGTCCAACATCTGAGGGAGCAAAAAGGCCCATCTACCAAACGCATCGCAACCAGATCAGATTCGGATCGGTGGCACGCCCCTTGGCCGGCTGCCGGCCTCCTCCGATCCCACCACTGACCTTT
This window of the Panicum virgatum strain AP13 chromosome 1K, P.virgatum_v5, whole genome shotgun sequence genome carries:
- the LOC120711688 gene encoding translation initiation factor IF-2-like, producing the protein MPEKPPPPRRRPTAAAAGSWVRSLHCKSMAADDVAARVAAAAPKRLHPLLPRAGCGSSGDALSHVASSKHAGGARPKPGSGSSKPSAEPGKKTKTKPASVVPPSPPPGPLGPVPALTELPAGHSSRQVVEIIFLSSWSSPLPFSVPQPPPNQPGPGAPTTSGGGAFPGVVEMLFRVHNPARAVARFEDYRAAVRARAGGAARSAADGNEMMRFSPAPPYGSSPAAATGGGDAPRIRTFDGSGGAHASRRGGPAAGRRAMFLCRVIAGRVAEPGAGPAPREHYDSARVGGKGGELVVFDRRAVLPCFLIIYRL